The Moraxella osloensis genome contains a region encoding:
- a CDS encoding type IV pilin protein, with amino-acid sequence MERIVNSRHHGFTLIEIMVTVAMIAILASIAIPSYRHYIVRNAEYEAQSQMKQLEIELSRWLSKNLTYKNFQPMKSVTSGGAVNYGYDGTDNNFLYSPKNSDQNTYRYQIFIVDGSSNKSLVAIDEEGKVNSVTGRSWKMFAIPNSSLGTAHKLMLSSSGVQCKTKNSDTSVTIASTNCGTYSETW; translated from the coding sequence GTGGAACGGATAGTGAATAGCAGGCATCACGGTTTTACTTTGATTGAGATAATGGTGACAGTAGCTATGATTGCTATTTTAGCGTCAATTGCTATTCCTAGTTACCGTCATTATATAGTGCGTAATGCAGAGTATGAAGCCCAATCTCAAATGAAGCAATTGGAGATTGAGCTTAGTCGCTGGCTTAGCAAAAATTTAACTTATAAAAACTTCCAGCCCATGAAGAGTGTCACATCAGGCGGTGCGGTTAATTATGGATATGATGGTACGGACAATAATTTTCTCTATAGTCCAAAAAATAGCGATCAAAACACCTATCGCTATCAGATATTTATCGTCGATGGCTCAAGTAATAAAAGCCTTGTCGCTATTGATGAAGAGGGTAAAGTAAATAGTGTGACAGGACGCAGTTGGAAAATGTTTGCCATTCCGAATAGCAGTTTGGGCACAGCTCATAAGTTAATGTTGAGTAGTAGTGGCGTCCAATGTAAAACTAAAAATAGTGACACTAGCGTTACCATCGCATCAACCAACTGTGGTACTTATTCGGAGACTTGGTAA
- a CDS encoding RNA-guided endonuclease InsQ/TnpB family protein produces the protein MKTLKLRIRDKHTAKLNRLSGSVNFVWNYVNDLSYKHLQKTGKFFSAYDLNEYTKGSGELLGLHSQTIQAINETHAKARKQFKKAKLSWRTNNPNSKRKSLGWLPFKQSAIKHIATHQTGKKGLKSTLQLSLAKGQKLVIDLWDSYNLSLYQINTCELVQDSRNRWYACITVKDYPKTQCGTGSVGIDLGLKDSATASNGNKLQIKQTLKYAKALAIAQRAKNKQRIKAIHAKIKNTRQDLIHKFTTQLVKDNALIVVGDVKTTQFNSKKSKLAKSVYDAGWFELKRQLTYKCENAGCRFEIVNERYTTQRCSCCGEITANSPKGRKSLGIREWICASCGTWHDRDINASKNILAVGLDRLVEGIPLL, from the coding sequence ATGAAAACACTCAAGCTACGCATACGAGATAAACACACAGCAAAGCTTAACCGCCTAAGCGGTTCGGTCAATTTCGTATGGAACTACGTCAATGACTTGAGTTACAAGCACCTACAAAAAACTGGTAAATTCTTTTCAGCTTATGATTTGAACGAATACACCAAAGGTAGCGGTGAATTACTGGGGTTACACTCGCAAACCATTCAAGCCATCAATGAAACCCACGCCAAAGCTAGAAAACAATTCAAAAAAGCTAAACTATCATGGCGAACCAACAACCCAAATTCAAAACGTAAATCATTAGGTTGGCTACCATTTAAACAATCTGCCATTAAGCATATTGCCACGCACCAAACAGGCAAAAAGGGCTTAAAATCCACCTTGCAACTAAGCCTAGCCAAAGGACAAAAACTAGTCATTGACCTATGGGACAGCTACAACCTTAGCCTATACCAAATCAACACATGCGAATTGGTACAAGACAGCCGTAACCGTTGGTATGCCTGTATCACCGTCAAAGACTACCCCAAGACACAATGCGGTACAGGCAGTGTAGGCATTGACTTAGGACTTAAAGACAGTGCCACCGCCTCAAATGGCAATAAATTACAAATCAAACAAACGCTCAAATATGCTAAAGCGTTAGCCATTGCTCAAAGAGCTAAAAACAAACAACGTATCAAGGCTATCCATGCCAAAATCAAAAATACACGCCAAGACCTCATCCATAAATTCACCACCCAATTAGTCAAGGACAATGCCCTAATCGTGGTCGGTGATGTGAAAACCACCCAATTTAACAGTAAAAAAAGCAAACTCGCCAAATCGGTTTACGATGCAGGTTGGTTTGAACTCAAAAGGCAACTGACCTACAAATGCGAGAACGCAGGTTGCCGTTTTGAAATCGTGAATGAGAGATACACGACCCAGCGATGTTCGTGTTGCGGGGAAATCACCGCCAATAGTCCGAAAGGTAGAAAATCGCTTGGAATAAGAGAATGGATATGTGCTTCGTGTGGCACATGGCATGATAGAGATATCAATGCCAGTAAGAACATTCTTGCGGTCGGGCTTGACCGTCTTGTAGAAGGAATCCCCTTGCTTTAG
- a CDS encoding prepilin-type N-terminal cleavage/methylation domain-containing protein — protein sequence MVKVNTNFDKNDKKFFLSSNSGFTLIELMISLVLGLIISAAVMQIYLINAKTSATQKANSDIIDASVFGIPLLENHLRLANLGTADKVTSDEYGAGIIMASKNIENVKIIKGTLNTDISDKLFTKSGDITDKGTDNEWTGVSNVDKASGQLTIQFRAPQKMYDCEGNVALGPRQVTINGVKKTIDGQIVVERYYLRASDNTKPTELSLYCDAGKYITETIDDYTEQGESKIASTILTDKNILKDFGDAGGIIVPNIDYFDILLKTKLSDTEYSYYTVKEYLALKAALPPIVGIKIAGITRSSKGSVGDISNQVDFYNVLGQKVSLKDSSNSNKSFSRAVFEHEIALRNAR from the coding sequence ATGGTTAAAGTAAATACTAACTTCGATAAGAATGATAAAAAATTTTTTTTATCTTCTAATAGTGGTTTTACGCTAATTGAATTAATGATATCTCTAGTATTAGGTTTAATTATTTCAGCTGCCGTAATGCAGATTTATCTCATAAATGCAAAAACAAGTGCTACGCAAAAAGCTAATTCCGATATCATTGATGCTAGCGTTTTTGGAATACCCTTGCTAGAAAATCATTTAAGATTGGCAAATCTAGGTACTGCCGATAAAGTTACCAGTGATGAATATGGTGCGGGCATTATTATGGCTAGTAAAAATATCGAAAACGTTAAAATTATCAAAGGCACTTTAAATACTGATATATCAGACAAACTATTTACCAAGTCAGGGGATATTACTGATAAAGGTACAGATAATGAATGGACAGGTGTTAGCAATGTTGATAAGGCAAGCGGTCAACTTACTATTCAGTTTCGAGCACCCCAAAAAATGTATGATTGTGAAGGAAATGTCGCACTGGGACCTAGACAAGTTACCATCAATGGCGTCAAAAAAACCATTGATGGGCAAATAGTTGTGGAGCGGTATTATCTCAGAGCGTCTGACAATACAAAGCCTACCGAGTTGTCACTTTATTGCGACGCTGGAAAATATATTACTGAAACGATTGATGACTATACTGAACAAGGGGAATCGAAAATCGCTTCAACCATCCTTACTGATAAAAATATTTTAAAAGATTTTGGAGATGCTGGAGGCATAATAGTCCCCAACATCGACTATTTTGATATTTTACTAAAAACAAAATTGTCTGATACAGAATACAGTTATTATACGGTCAAAGAGTATTTGGCTTTAAAAGCCGCTTTGCCACCTATTGTAGGGATTAAAATTGCTGGAATTACTCGATCTTCAAAAGGCAGTGTTGGAGATATTAGTAATCAAGTAGATTTTTATAATGTATTAGGTCAAAAAGTTAGTTTAAAAGATTCATCTAATTCAAATAAATCCTTTAGCCGTGCTGTATTTGAACATGAAATAGCTTTACGTAATGCTCGTTAA
- a CDS encoding type IV pilin protein yields the protein MKNRYRQQGFTLIELMIVVAIIGILAAIAYPSYQRYVIKTKRTDMMAEMQNIASQIESRKLAQGSYTNAGTGLDGSFPRSGTALYTITLAPTPLTNRWTITATPISSSQMATDGTLTLNAQGVKCRNTSCGMGQEWNN from the coding sequence ATGAAAAATCGATATCGCCAACAAGGCTTTACCCTAATCGAGCTGATGATAGTGGTGGCTATCATCGGTATATTGGCGGCGATTGCGTATCCAAGCTATCAACGCTACGTGATCAAGACCAAACGCACTGATATGATGGCAGAAATGCAAAATATCGCCTCACAGATTGAATCACGTAAACTGGCACAAGGCAGTTACACGAACGCAGGCACGGGATTAGATGGGAGCTTCCCTAGAAGTGGTACAGCATTATATACCATCACCCTAGCACCCACCCCCCTCACTAACCGTTGGACAATTACAGCGACACCTATTAGTTCATCGCAGATGGCAACTGATGGTACGCTCACGCTAAACGCGCAAGGAGTCAAGTGCCGAAATACCTCATGTGGTATGGGTCAAGAATGGAATAACTAG
- a CDS encoding phospholipase A translates to MLQLTLYRTALSLAILATLTVTATTQAKTSTKASTKASTKASTKPSTQDSTKTLITTTVIPVDEQTLLTCSKITDNVARLACFDKISVGKIEPEAKAPLDIAKTLKVSIKEGKAVPVLAVDQTATVLTPTKNEQKKLDHLVPNKQDKTILKQVGVTATDVEKYTPLSVLYDLDKNDPKGILTIRPHLPMYVMPLWYNATPNYDIHSPTQDHVRASKDSLQHLDSKLQISMKTKLAQDVFDTNADVWLGYTQQSYWQVYNGKYSRPFRSSDYQPEIFLTQPIKGNLPGNGSLRMLGAGLVHESNGQSDPLSRSWNRIYAMAGTEWGKLTVIPRLWLIAYENSKDSDNPDIGDYMGYGDVRWLYPLNDQSTVGGVMRYNPSTNKGAIQVDYAYPLKGGMKAILQVFHGYGENIQDYNHKSTNIGLGIMFNDFKGL, encoded by the coding sequence ATGTTACAACTTACGCTTTACCGCACTGCTTTATCGCTTGCTATACTAGCCACACTAACAGTTACAGCAACTACGCAGGCAAAAACTTCAACAAAAGCTTCAACAAAAGCTTCAACAAAAGCTTCAACAAAACCCTCAACACAAGATTCAACAAAAACTTTAATAACAACAACCGTTATTCCTGTCGACGAGCAAACGCTGCTAACCTGTTCAAAAATCACTGACAATGTCGCGCGTCTAGCTTGTTTTGACAAGATAAGCGTTGGTAAAATCGAACCCGAAGCCAAGGCGCCCCTTGATATTGCCAAAACCTTGAAAGTGAGTATCAAAGAAGGTAAAGCAGTGCCCGTGTTAGCCGTGGATCAAACGGCAACCGTCTTGACTCCCACTAAAAACGAGCAAAAAAAACTGGATCATTTAGTGCCCAACAAGCAAGACAAAACAATCTTAAAACAAGTGGGGGTGACTGCAACGGATGTGGAAAAATATACGCCACTGAGTGTGTTATATGACTTGGATAAAAATGATCCCAAAGGGATACTGACGATACGTCCACATTTGCCCATGTATGTCATGCCGCTTTGGTACAACGCGACGCCAAACTATGATATTCATTCACCCACCCAAGATCATGTTCGCGCATCGAAAGATTCTTTGCAGCACTTAGATAGCAAGCTGCAAATTTCAATGAAAACCAAGCTTGCCCAAGATGTGTTCGATACCAATGCCGATGTTTGGCTTGGCTATACCCAGCAGTCTTATTGGCAAGTGTACAATGGTAAGTATTCAAGACCTTTTCGCAGCTCAGATTATCAGCCAGAGATATTTTTGACACAGCCTATCAAGGGTAATCTGCCTGGAAATGGGTCATTAAGAATGTTAGGCGCGGGGCTCGTGCATGAATCAAATGGACAATCAGACCCGTTATCCCGTTCTTGGAATCGTATCTATGCGATGGCAGGGACGGAGTGGGGCAAACTCACCGTGATTCCAAGACTGTGGCTCATCGCATATGAAAACAGTAAAGACTCGGATAACCCAGATATCGGGGACTACATGGGCTATGGCGATGTGCGTTGGTTGTATCCGCTTAATGACCAAAGCACAGTGGGTGGTGTGATGCGTTATAATCCAAGTACCAATAAAGGCGCTATACAGGTAGACTACGCCTATCCATTGAAAGGCGGTATGAAAGCGATTTTACAAGTATTCCATGGCTATGGTGAAAATATCCAAGACTATAATCATAAGAGCACCAATATCGGTCTTGGTATCATGTTCAATGATTTTAAAGGGCTTTAA
- a CDS encoding ComF family protein encodes MAIIAPLPWWRLPFAMALVYQAKVHHRCQLCGINDCAAAGFDNLAPRHHDHWFNRQQFLCQPCHSQFAWSTSFFTLQLKQTSLRGVASGYYQYPLNKIMLGYKNGQQLHHLPVLVQAIRQLHIPKGCHSKNSLIVKVPTSLQRIRQRGFDPLAILTAYLSFHWQIPVFTGVQRMDRPHQQGLSREERLDNIKDAFSLTDMPPSKNLILFDDVVTTGATLSELANLLTNYYPSAHIHAYSVLHGKVLH; translated from the coding sequence ATGGCAATCATAGCCCCCTTGCCTTGGTGGCGATTGCCCTTTGCCATGGCGCTAGTGTATCAAGCGAAAGTTCATCACCGTTGCCAACTATGTGGCATCAATGATTGCGCTGCAGCAGGCTTTGATAACTTAGCACCGCGTCATCATGACCATTGGTTCAATCGACAGCAATTTCTTTGTCAGCCATGCCATAGCCAGTTTGCATGGTCCACGTCATTTTTTACTTTGCAACTAAAGCAAACGTCACTGCGTGGCGTAGCTAGCGGCTACTATCAATATCCCCTCAATAAAATCATGCTTGGGTACAAAAATGGGCAGCAATTACATCATCTGCCCGTTTTGGTTCAGGCTATCAGACAACTGCATATTCCCAAAGGTTGTCATTCAAAAAACTCTTTAATCGTTAAAGTGCCAACAAGTCTACAGCGCATTAGGCAACGCGGCTTCGATCCGCTTGCCATTTTAACCGCTTATCTAAGCTTTCACTGGCAAATCCCTGTTTTTACGGGTGTGCAGCGAATGGACCGACCTCACCAGCAGGGTCTAAGCCGAGAGGAGCGTTTAGATAATATCAAAGATGCGTTTTCTCTGACAGATATGCCCCCTAGCAAAAATTTGATTTTGTTTGATGATGTGGTCACCACAGGTGCCACCCTGTCTGAATTGGCTAATCTACTCACAAATTATTACCCATCTGCCCATATTCATGCGTATTCAGTCTTGCATGGTAAGGTTTTGCATTAG
- a CDS encoding PilC/PilY family type IV pilus protein, producing MMKNKASLINATPDQFTFKLSTLVAALVAVSVPVATGEAAVSYDAAGTATYSKTGDLSIYQPPVGDVKPTIMLMLDKSGSMDGSYSFLQDLPTANITRWRVRKCTAYFFGICISPVDEYYDQKNQITNTKDYRDATEVTDKSIANFKGANGQSCVFGQQSDDFARLYNPLEETVKISDIDGEAISPSIDIKLTYCNDTSTNPQTKVYDRISNLKLALIDVLQNESLTNKVQIGVGSFGYPNSNAQYGLINKPAKVLDTAQKKDIYTFISGLSASGGTPTARAFNEAGAYLLGKNTNSGGNSYSGFKNTSDSTIVDGTNYRKPNSSQCAGNGVYLLTDGTPNTATTNDTPANYYTQRMMQDVMGSSYSCTGMMSNTGTDFGDDSGWSCIGDYAKALNNKGIKTAMVGFGATFSGVDKPANYTVNPLTLSDGTIYQKKYYDCSKLSAEPDAKNSCNVGMESEDPKTGFTGYSNVGGYGQGGFYYAKNSQDIVGSILAFISKLDNSIPSIPSGTITIPQDPLNPINLQPYAYLPMIEPKVNSGLTIWPGNLKKYEVNQGTLYGKTNPADTTASSRLYIQPKDANGNVIAGSFPTNLNPSTLDLWSTIQATELDKDGNTINVNDRVTSGGFYARLISPVASSKPADNSTRNVYIENGTGLLKVGVSSGELVGFDKISQTDYAQTLTDSSGTTFNDKAVKTKIYLLNFLGYDITKTDDEIKAIANATNVEAELKKLITTPSGNIRVLGGIVHSQPTLVTYSGKINAPNKPDPEDPTKIAADAGQVSTKDTDRDDYLVFGSMDGALHLAKSATGEEGVAIIPKIILKNQLAALKKDSKEGTDVPKFGVDAPWSTKANYKYTFNKDGSGTVSASDVQIFGGLGRGGMGFYGYDVSTVGTPTQKFAITNTTTGFERMGHIFSKPVVGKIQVGSTKSDIKDVLIFGGGYDLCYEDPTFKLNATGNKFAECDLKTSAQGNAVYIVDASNGSLIASFSSSTAAGKNVNVAKMTHSVVSEITTLDRDNDGLIDHLYFGDLGGQIFRIDLQNGKALNTTPAINTLVRRVTRVLNTQDFKADGSNKLIDKGLQYRFYNKPSVSFYKPSGYTVRMAVVNIASGDRSNPLSRDRDINTADRVFGIFDRDIARQDLYGDDKKITDPLKTSELTMDNLATLPFDNLTSTSGTKLTKADAISAMKAGTYQGWNYPLTYFDGYGNVKYVKSVGDGLSIGNIYYMTAYSPEMAYDTNVSSCSAQVIGGSERQMYCLPWGVCEQKAGTTADNSTNGMGGYIRAGKGIQELTLGAYSKEKTNIQMLIGNQTLKEIIDKSNRSDFGQRSKTTLTGDVVPIKQGVNTTGSDLKGELGMGSGTPDVIGIDFGLVPKRWYQKQTN from the coding sequence ATGATGAAAAACAAGGCGAGTTTAATTAACGCGACACCTGACCAATTTACGTTTAAGCTCTCTACTTTAGTGGCTGCTTTAGTCGCTGTAAGTGTGCCTGTGGCGACTGGTGAAGCGGCTGTCAGCTATGATGCTGCTGGTACTGCTACATACTCTAAGACGGGGGATTTGTCTATTTATCAGCCGCCTGTAGGTGATGTGAAACCAACGATTATGTTGATGCTGGATAAATCAGGGAGTATGGATGGTAGTTATAGTTTTCTACAAGATTTGCCTACCGCCAATATAACTCGCTGGAGAGTGAGAAAATGTACCGCTTACTTTTTTGGAATCTGTATATCTCCTGTAGATGAATATTACGACCAAAAGAATCAAATTACTAATACAAAAGATTATCGAGATGCGACTGAAGTTACTGACAAATCTATCGCAAACTTTAAAGGAGCAAATGGTCAGAGTTGTGTTTTTGGCCAACAAAGTGATGATTTTGCAAGGCTATATAACCCACTTGAAGAAACAGTCAAGATTTCTGATATTGATGGAGAAGCGATTTCACCAAGCATTGATATCAAGTTAACCTACTGTAATGACACAAGCACAAATCCGCAAACAAAAGTCTATGACCGCATCTCTAATTTAAAGTTAGCCTTGATAGATGTTCTTCAAAATGAAAGTTTAACCAACAAAGTACAAATAGGGGTAGGCTCATTTGGTTATCCAAATAGTAATGCTCAATATGGACTAATTAATAAGCCTGCCAAGGTGTTGGATACAGCTCAAAAAAAGGATATTTATACCTTTATAAGTGGACTTTCCGCAAGTGGAGGTACACCAACGGCAAGAGCGTTTAATGAAGCAGGAGCCTATTTACTAGGTAAAAATACAAATAGTGGAGGTAATTCTTATAGTGGTTTTAAAAACACTTCAGACAGTACCATTGTGGATGGAACAAATTATAGAAAACCCAATTCATCACAATGTGCGGGTAATGGCGTTTATCTGTTGACAGATGGTACACCAAACACTGCTACGACAAATGATACACCAGCAAATTATTACACACAAAGAATGATGCAAGATGTAATGGGTTCATCATATAGTTGTACTGGAATGATGAGCAATACTGGTACAGATTTTGGTGATGACTCTGGATGGAGTTGTATCGGCGATTATGCAAAAGCTTTGAATAATAAGGGTATTAAAACAGCGATGGTTGGATTTGGTGCTACTTTTAGTGGTGTAGATAAACCAGCCAATTATACTGTCAATCCTTTGACTTTATCAGATGGAACAATCTACCAAAAAAAATATTATGATTGCAGTAAATTAAGTGCAGAACCTGATGCAAAAAACTCATGCAATGTCGGCATGGAATCAGAAGACCCCAAAACGGGCTTTACAGGTTATAGTAATGTTGGTGGCTACGGTCAAGGGGGATTCTATTATGCCAAAAACTCACAAGACATCGTCGGCAGTATCCTAGCCTTTATATCAAAACTCGACAATTCAATACCTAGTATTCCGTCCGGTACGATTACTATCCCGCAAGACCCACTTAACCCAATCAATCTACAGCCTTACGCTTATTTGCCGATGATTGAGCCAAAAGTAAACAGCGGATTGACTATTTGGCCAGGCAACCTAAAAAAATATGAAGTGAATCAAGGCACCTTGTATGGCAAAACAAACCCTGCCGATACCACAGCGTCTTCAAGATTGTACATTCAGCCCAAAGATGCCAATGGTAATGTGATTGCAGGTTCTTTCCCTACCAATCTCAACCCTTCTACCCTTGATTTATGGAGTACAATCCAAGCGACAGAACTGGATAAAGATGGTAACACTATTAATGTCAATGACAGAGTAACATCAGGTGGCTTCTACGCCAGACTGATTTCGCCTGTCGCGTCGTCAAAACCCGCAGACAATAGCACAAGAAATGTCTATATAGAAAATGGTACAGGTTTGCTAAAAGTCGGTGTGTCTTCTGGAGAGCTGGTTGGATTTGACAAAATAAGCCAAACAGACTATGCGCAGACGCTGACAGATTCTTCTGGCACTACTTTTAATGACAAAGCTGTCAAAACCAAAATTTATCTGCTCAACTTTTTGGGCTATGACATAACCAAGACTGATGATGAGATCAAAGCAATAGCTAATGCTACGAATGTTGAAGCTGAGTTAAAAAAACTCATCACCACCCCGAGTGGCAATATCAGAGTACTCGGAGGTATCGTACACTCGCAACCAACGCTCGTCACTTATAGTGGTAAAATCAATGCCCCAAACAAACCCGACCCAGAAGATCCCACAAAAATTGCTGCAGACGCAGGTCAGGTATCGACAAAAGATACAGACCGAGATGACTACTTAGTATTTGGCTCGATGGATGGTGCGTTGCATCTTGCCAAATCTGCTACAGGCGAAGAGGGTGTTGCGATTATTCCTAAGATTATCCTAAAAAATCAGCTGGCTGCACTAAAAAAAGACAGCAAAGAAGGCACCGATGTCCCTAAATTTGGTGTAGATGCCCCTTGGTCAACCAAAGCAAATTACAAATATACGTTTAATAAAGATGGTAGCGGTACTGTCTCAGCCTCAGATGTCCAGATATTTGGCGGATTAGGTAGAGGCGGTATGGGATTTTACGGATATGATGTCAGTACAGTTGGTACCCCAACTCAAAAATTTGCTATCACAAATACTACGACAGGTTTTGAACGTATGGGACACATCTTTTCCAAACCAGTCGTGGGTAAAATACAAGTGGGTAGTACCAAGTCAGATATCAAAGACGTGTTAATCTTTGGCGGTGGTTATGATCTTTGTTATGAAGACCCGACCTTTAAGCTCAATGCCACTGGTAACAAGTTCGCGGAATGCGATTTAAAAACATCAGCACAAGGCAATGCTGTCTATATTGTAGATGCGTCAAATGGTAGTTTGATTGCCTCATTTTCTAGCAGCACTGCAGCAGGCAAAAATGTCAACGTTGCAAAGATGACGCATAGTGTAGTCAGTGAAATCACCACCCTAGACCGAGATAATGATGGTTTGATCGATCATTTATATTTTGGTGATTTGGGCGGTCAAATATTTCGCATAGATTTGCAAAATGGTAAAGCATTGAATACGACCCCTGCTATTAATACCTTAGTACGCCGAGTCACGCGTGTGCTCAATACCCAAGACTTTAAGGCAGATGGTAGTAACAAACTAATTGATAAAGGATTGCAGTATCGTTTTTATAATAAGCCATCGGTGAGTTTTTATAAGCCATCAGGCTACACAGTGAGAATGGCAGTAGTCAATATTGCTTCAGGTGATAGAAGTAATCCATTGTCACGAGACCGTGACATAAATACTGCCGATAGAGTGTTTGGTATATTTGACCGCGATATCGCACGTCAAGACTTATATGGTGATGATAAAAAGATAACTGATCCACTGAAAACTTCTGAACTGACCATGGATAACTTAGCTACCCTGCCTTTTGATAATTTAACAAGTACATCAGGTACAAAATTAACTAAAGCTGATGCTATTAGTGCTATGAAGGCAGGTACGTATCAAGGCTGGAACTATCCGTTGACCTACTTTGATGGCTATGGCAATGTCAAATATGTCAAAAGTGTGGGCGATGGTTTGTCGATTGGTAATATTTACTATATGACAGCCTATAGCCCAGAAATGGCTTATGACACTAATGTCAGCAGTTGCTCTGCTCAAGTCATTGGTGGCTCTGAGCGACAGATGTATTGTTTACCCTGGGGAGTTTGTGAACAAAAAGCGGGTACAACTGCTGATAATTCTACAAATGGTATGGGCGGCTACATTAGAGCAGGTAAAGGTATCCAAGAGCTTACGTTAGGGGCATATAGTAAAGAAAAAACAAATATACAAATGTTGATAGGTAATCAAACGCTGAAAGAAATAATTGATAAATCCAATCGATCAGACTTTGGACAGCGAAGTAAAACTACCTTGACAGGTGATGTCGTGCCAATCAAACAAGGGGTAAATACCACCGGATCGGATTTAAAAGGCGAGCTTGGCATGGGTAGTGGTACGCCGGACGTGATAGGCATTGATTTTGGTTTAGTACCAAAACGTTGGTATCAAAAGCAAACAAATTAA
- the pilV gene encoding type IV pilus modification protein PilV has translation MNSQKGIGLVEVLVALLLLAIAVLGFSAMQMTAIKATSESMMRNRAMDVIKTLSESMRSMPNSNTVFKTTLNNKFTAVTIADTDNPTNKFCESVVQDENLQECLNASTSKKCTQDQTVAFTVNNMVKASCAKDISLNMITCPNTTGVNERQCIIAAWGDTKAQIGSNIRDCADDSGIYKSGASCLIMETY, from the coding sequence ATGAACTCACAAAAAGGTATTGGATTGGTTGAAGTTTTGGTAGCTTTACTTTTACTTGCGATTGCTGTTTTGGGATTTTCGGCAATGCAGATGACCGCTATTAAAGCGACCAGTGAAAGCATGATGCGTAACCGTGCAATGGATGTCATAAAAACATTATCAGAGAGTATGCGCAGTATGCCAAACTCCAATACTGTCTTTAAGACAACTTTGAATAATAAATTCACAGCTGTGACAATTGCAGACACAGATAACCCAACAAATAAATTTTGTGAAAGTGTGGTACAGGATGAAAATCTACAAGAGTGCTTAAACGCGTCGACGAGCAAAAAATGTACGCAAGATCAGACGGTTGCTTTTACTGTGAATAATATGGTTAAAGCATCTTGTGCAAAAGATATTTCATTGAATATGATCACCTGTCCAAATACAACTGGCGTTAATGAACGTCAATGTATCATTGCAGCATGGGGTGATACGAAAGCTCAGATAGGCTCAAATATTAGGGATTGTGCAGATGACTCGGGTATTTACAAATCTGGTGCAAGTTGCCTTATTATGGAGACTTATTGA
- a CDS encoding pilus assembly FimT family protein has translation MKVLNRQYHRNQGRDQGFTLIELVITIAIIAIIAAMAAPSMQKQIQQARIKDGANIIEAALKDARTQAMIAQRSTRVVLTNSASSKKITVLYVKRSSTDADEMLSDYRLDKNLTITTSPTALTAVSFTPYKKAYQGDTGTGTLTDSSTSFSVCYGAGSDKYTITVDASSNIVTRKNGTCS, from the coding sequence ATGAAAGTTTTGAACAGACAGTATCATCGTAACCAAGGTCGTGACCAAGGTTTTACGCTGATTGAGCTTGTCATCACCATTGCGATTATAGCTATCATTGCCGCGATGGCAGCGCCCAGTATGCAAAAACAGATACAACAAGCGAGAATCAAAGATGGGGCAAACATCATTGAAGCTGCGCTAAAAGATGCTAGAACCCAAGCAATGATTGCTCAGCGATCTACTAGGGTAGTGCTAACCAACAGCGCATCAAGCAAAAAAATTACCGTATTGTATGTAAAAAGGTCGTCAACGGATGCCGATGAAATGCTATCTGATTATAGGCTAGACAAAAATTTGACGATTACCACTAGCCCGACTGCCTTAACTGCAGTTAGTTTTACCCCTTACAAAAAAGCTTACCAAGGGGACACGGGAACAGGGACTCTTACAGATAGTTCGACCAGTTTTTCAGTGTGTTATGGCGCTGGGTCTGATAAATATACCATTACGGTCGATGCAAGCAGTAATATTGTCACTCGCAAAAATGGGACGTGTTCATGA